A DNA window from Paraclostridium bifermentans contains the following coding sequences:
- a CDS encoding HdeD family acid-resistance protein, which yields MKVKTISPFTILLSSIAVFIFGIVVLFNISFISKLTLNMISIYLLIIGVLHILSYLFNKKNTMLGKLSLGMLYIILSLSIKLHPEFFRISAVRIIGIYAFLNFLARTTAALILYKNKVKGWLFGLIVSLMSLIFSFVLLFHPQEYMIFVSKLAGIYVVLYSLTLLADFFKEISDENIVPDKLKRKVRIGLPLLYSAFIPQQLLEKVNGFVKLDSDEDTFIENKAVLNASNPYSTVDIFIHLAPDCANGFGHIDISFENTTYSYGTYDSSSNRLFTLVSDGVLIEVETDKYIEILNTQFNRSLIGFTLALTKDQHELIKNRINKIKSNCYSWKCPAQLDPNVNYKDETNIMYIEANCKYYKFKSGYFKTYFTLTSNCVRLADTIVGSAGLDLIAVNGIITPGTYYNYLENLFRRKNTIVIEKKIYKKHINN from the coding sequence ATGAAAGTAAAAACTATTTCACCCTTTACGATATTATTATCTTCTATAGCTGTGTTTATCTTTGGAATAGTAGTTCTGTTTAATATAAGTTTTATAAGTAAACTAACTTTAAATATGATATCTATATATCTTTTAATTATAGGAGTTTTACATATACTATCTTATCTATTTAATAAGAAAAATACTATGTTAGGCAAACTTAGCCTAGGTATGTTATACATAATACTTTCCCTATCTATAAAGCTCCATCCTGAATTTTTTAGGATTTCAGCAGTCAGAATAATTGGTATATATGCATTTTTAAATTTTTTAGCCAGAACTACTGCTGCGTTAATTTTATATAAAAATAAAGTTAAAGGGTGGTTATTTGGTTTAATAGTTAGCCTTATGTCTTTAATTTTTAGCTTTGTACTTTTATTTCACCCTCAAGAATACATGATATTTGTTTCAAAGCTAGCAGGTATTTATGTTGTACTTTATTCACTTACTCTTTTAGCTGATTTTTTCAAAGAAATTTCTGATGAAAATATAGTTCCAGACAAATTAAAAAGAAAAGTTAGAATAGGATTGCCCCTACTTTATTCGGCATTTATACCTCAGCAACTTCTTGAAAAAGTAAATGGATTTGTTAAATTAGATTCTGATGAAGACACATTTATAGAAAATAAAGCTGTTTTAAATGCAAGCAACCCTTATTCAACTGTTGATATATTTATACATCTTGCTCCAGATTGTGCAAACGGATTTGGCCATATAGATATATCATTTGAAAATACTACATACTCATATGGGACTTATGACAGTAGCTCTAATAGGTTATTTACACTTGTAAGTGATGGTGTTTTAATTGAAGTTGAAACTGATAAATATATCGAAATTTTAAATACGCAATTTAATAGATCATTAATTGGTTTTACATTAGCTTTAACTAAAGATCAACATGAGTTAATAAAAAATAGAATAAATAAAATAAAATCTAATTGCTACTCGTGGAAATGTCCCGCTCAATTAGATCCCAATGTAAACTATAAAGATGAGACAAATATAATGTATATTGAAGCAAATTGCAAATACTATAAATTTAAATCAGGATATTTTAAAACTTATTTTACCTTAACATCAAATTGTGTTAGGTTAGCTGACACAATTGTAGGTTCTGCTGGTCTAGATTTAATAGCAGTTAATGGAATCATCACCCCTGGAACCTACTATAATTATTTAGAAAATTTATTTAGAAGAAAAAATACTATTGTAATAGAAAAGAAAATTTATAAAAAACATATCAATAATTAA
- a CDS encoding GGGtGRT protein: MALFESYERRINQITPVLEKYGINSIEECRELCKSKGFDPYQIVKDTQNIAFENACWAYTLGAAIAIKKECKKAAEAAEAIGEGLQAFCIPGSVADDRKVGLGHGNLGGMLLRDETKCFAFLAGHESFAAAEGAIKIAEKANKVRKDDLRVILNGLGKDAAYIISRINGFTYVQTEFDYYTGELKVVKEKAFSKGDRSKVKCYGCDDVREGVAIMHHEGVDVSITGNSTNPTRFQHPVAGTYKKECYQEGKKYFSVASGGGTGRTLHPDNMGAGPASYGMTDTMGRMHSDAQFAGSSSVPAHVEMMGLIGMGNNPMVGATVATAVAVEESFK, from the coding sequence ATGGCTTTATTTGAAAGTTATGAAAGAAGAATAAATCAAATAACTCCAGTATTAGAAAAATACGGAATTAATTCTATAGAAGAATGTAGAGAACTTTGCAAATCAAAAGGATTTGATCCTTATCAAATAGTTAAAGATACTCAAAACATAGCTTTTGAAAATGCATGCTGGGCATATACACTAGGAGCAGCTATAGCTATAAAAAAAGAGTGTAAAAAAGCAGCAGAAGCAGCAGAAGCAATAGGAGAAGGATTACAAGCGTTTTGTATTCCAGGTTCTGTTGCAGATGATAGAAAAGTTGGACTAGGACATGGAAACCTAGGTGGGATGCTTTTAAGAGATGAAACTAAATGTTTTGCGTTTTTAGCAGGACACGAGTCTTTTGCAGCAGCTGAAGGTGCTATAAAAATAGCTGAAAAAGCTAATAAAGTTAGAAAAGATGATTTAAGAGTTATATTAAATGGACTTGGAAAAGATGCAGCATATATAATATCAAGAATAAATGGATTTACATATGTACAAACTGAGTTTGACTATTATACAGGCGAATTAAAAGTAGTAAAAGAGAAGGCTTTTTCAAAGGGAGATAGAAGTAAAGTAAAATGTTATGGATGTGATGATGTTAGAGAGGGAGTTGCAATTATGCACCATGAGGGAGTGGATGTATCTATAACTGGAAACTCAACCAACCCAACAAGATTCCAACATCCGGTAGCAGGAACTTATAAAAAGGAATGCTACCAAGAAGGGAAAAAATATTTTTCAGTAGCTTCAGGAGGAGGAACAGGAAGAACTCTTCATCCTGATAATATGGGTGCTGGACCAGCATCTTATGGTATGACTGATACCATGGGTAGAATGCATTCTGATGCACAGTTTGCTGGATCTTCATCTGTACCAGCTCATGTTGAAATGATGGGACTTATAGGTATGGGAAATAATCCTATGGTAGGAGCTACAGTTGCAACTGCAGTTGCCGTAGAGGAAAGTTTTAAATAA
- a CDS encoding iron-sulfur cluster assembly scaffold protein, whose product MIYTTEITNMCKINKGPNHGPAPIPEEGKWVKASQITDISGLTHGVGWCAPQQGACKLTLNVKEGIIQEALVETIGCSGMTHSAAMASEILPGKTILEALNTDLVCDAINTAMRELFLQIVYGRSQTAFSEGGLPVGAGLEDLGKGLRSQVGTMYGSLEKGPRYLEMAEGYITKLALDEDNEIIGYEYVHLGKMMEMVAKGIEANEALEKAKSNYGRFDEGVKFVDPRHE is encoded by the coding sequence ATGATTTACACAACAGAAATCACAAATATGTGTAAAATAAACAAAGGACCAAACCATGGACCAGCTCCAATACCAGAAGAAGGTAAATGGGTAAAAGCAAGTCAAATTACAGATATATCAGGATTAACACATGGTGTAGGATGGTGTGCCCCTCAACAAGGAGCATGCAAACTGACACTAAATGTTAAAGAGGGTATAATTCAAGAAGCCTTAGTTGAAACAATAGGATGTTCAGGTATGACACATTCAGCAGCGATGGCTTCTGAAATTCTTCCAGGAAAAACTATATTAGAAGCATTAAATACAGACTTAGTATGTGATGCGATAAATACTGCTATGAGAGAACTATTTTTACAAATAGTATATGGTAGAAGCCAAACTGCATTTTCAGAAGGTGGATTACCTGTAGGAGCTGGGCTTGAAGATCTTGGAAAAGGACTTAGAAGTCAAGTTGGAACTATGTATGGAAGTCTTGAAAAAGGACCTAGATATTTAGAAATGGCAGAAGGATATATTACCAAATTAGCATTAGACGAAGATAATGAAATAATAGGATATGAATATGTTCACCTAGGAAAAATGATGGAAATGGTGGCTAAGGGAATTGAAGCAAATGAAGCTCTAGAAAAAGCTAAGTCTAACTATGGTAGATTTGATGAAGGTGTTAAATTTGTTGACCCAAGACATGAATAA
- a CDS encoding efflux RND transporter periplasmic adaptor subunit, producing the protein MKKTEISKKQKAIIGGVVVIAIFAVVFLGIKIKNNMNKASEESKTPEIYTVPEKEKIYVDGKVMPAKSKNFFEDSNKGELDNIAVEDGQKVDEGQTLFTYKNEKDISEIDTLKETVKLKEEQLNTIQDENMKKSLDEEISKLNNQISSLEDRKYESINAPFAGKVYINQQTSQSQISPIMTLESENFYVNGQVSEDELSKINLNQEVQVLINSTKEKFKGKITSIGERPSSDNVAPKKDSKQNVSYYDIKVNFLENQDLKNVKNGFHVKTTIEVLNNPIKVPYTSLLQEDEKRFVYKIIDGIVYKQEVKTGETNGEYAIITEGVGEKDKIIKFANDKSIKEGESIYPNKDNQLKEHK; encoded by the coding sequence TTGAAAAAAACAGAAATATCTAAAAAGCAAAAAGCTATTATAGGTGGAGTGGTAGTAATAGCTATTTTTGCAGTGGTTTTTTTAGGAATTAAAATAAAAAATAATATGAATAAAGCGTCTGAAGAATCTAAAACTCCTGAAATTTACACGGTTCCAGAAAAAGAAAAAATATATGTAGATGGAAAAGTTATGCCAGCTAAATCAAAAAACTTTTTTGAAGATTCTAATAAGGGGGAGTTAGATAATATAGCAGTAGAAGATGGACAAAAAGTTGATGAAGGGCAAACATTATTTACTTATAAAAACGAAAAAGATATATCTGAAATAGATACATTAAAAGAAACAGTTAAATTAAAGGAAGAGCAATTGAATACTATTCAAGATGAAAATATGAAAAAAAGTTTAGATGAAGAGATTTCTAAATTAAATAACCAAATTAGTAGTCTTGAAGATAGAAAATATGAATCAATAAATGCTCCTTTTGCTGGTAAAGTTTATATAAACCAACAAACGAGTCAAAGTCAAATTTCACCTATTATGACTTTAGAGAGTGAAAATTTTTATGTAAACGGTCAAGTCAGTGAAGATGAATTGTCTAAAATAAATTTAAATCAGGAAGTACAGGTACTAATAAATTCAACAAAAGAAAAATTTAAAGGTAAAATTACATCTATAGGGGAAAGACCATCATCTGACAACGTTGCACCTAAAAAAGATTCAAAACAAAATGTATCTTATTATGATATAAAGGTTAACTTTTTAGAAAATCAAGATTTAAAAAATGTAAAAAATGGATTTCATGTTAAAACTACTATAGAAGTGCTTAATAATCCTATAAAAGTTCCATATACTTCATTATTACAAGAAGATGAAAAAAGATTTGTATACAAGATAATAGATGGAATTGTATATAAACAAGAAGTTAAAACAGGAGAGACAAATGGAGAGTATGCAATAATAACTGAAGGCGTAGGAGAAAAAGATAAAATTATAAAATTTGCAAATGACAAAAGTATAAAAGAAGGCGAAAGCATTTATCCTAATAAAGATAATCAATTAAAAGAGCATAAATAA
- a CDS encoding DUF898 family protein yields the protein MKSRFEGNILGFIGVNILAAIITLLTLGIATPWAMCIKYRWEIDNTTIDGKRLQFIGTGGDLFVHYIKWWVLTIITFGIYGFWLYINLIKWRVENTEFIN from the coding sequence ATGAAATCAAGATTTGAAGGAAATATATTAGGATTTATAGGTGTTAATATTTTAGCAGCAATTATAACTTTGTTAACATTAGGTATAGCAACTCCATGGGCTATGTGTATTAAATATAGATGGGAAATAGATAACACTACAATAGATGGTAAGAGGTTACAATTCATAGGGACTGGTGGAGATTTATTTGTACATTATATTAAGTGGTGGGTATTAACTATAATAACTTTTGGTATATACGGATTTTGGCTATATATAAACTTAATTAAATGGAGAGTTGAAAATACTGAGTTCATAAACTAA